From a single Anoplolepis gracilipes chromosome 3, ASM4749672v1, whole genome shotgun sequence genomic region:
- the LOC140664264 gene encoding structural maintenance of chromosomes protein 1A-like — MPVSLKAITLCNFKSFKDKIVIDNIHPFTAIIGPNGSGKSNIMDAISFVLGEKLSALRVKHLNELVHGYFVGKPTVECAYVTIVLMDDENQEKSYTRKIQGKDSQYKIDDKIVTRDFYMTKLKEFGLDIKAGNFLMPQSYIQYFPTINMSKELTTMFEEISGSNAFKREYESLQLEVLKINQEVRFAHETKKEQLRRKKFTMIEKREAEKYLQLQKQYMEEKLKFQLLQLMFIKKEIESLQNDQKKIELKIDEQLQRKKTEITLLKRTQLKVKPLLDSLNEAEENMLELEDNIREKKMEHINIENHIVNLQKKRDCARISLNSANNAYNIHKKAVHELKNELKIISKKLTELRTASPIDDIVEFHNSQVNRYMILKTEVENQAKGSINRINDLMHNQQTDQYKLDNENRRKEELQNKVKFETLGKEQLEIKVQKLNELFKSRLVERQEIEKAISETQKKSLKLENDFVKISEKLAEAKINNDIIAQQEKKAKTIQYLKISFPGVHDRLFNLCKPIHSRYNVAVTKVFGRNVDAIVVDTERTAKQCIAVLKEHKIGIETFLPLDSIRAKPISDRLRVKLQQTNCKLLYDVLKVSSLIIDKAVLYVVKNTVVCETAEAARNMAFESDGNYDCVSLDGCFFHRSGTISGGLTTLTVKAQQWENKESLYLLKEQKVQLKQELKNLPNISRMQFDFDILNKDISQLTTKNEVIEKYVKDITEEIKIYDTKLTDLHKELSVQDTAISIIQNKMQKRNENIKIIENNINEIKNQIFVDFCKEVNVPDITYYEKNLCTYKEWLTKQMENVNRRNYINNQLQFENEFNRDAEFEEKILRWECAIEQADAEYNKAYKQERDIRTDIEQKETRMSELKNDYKTKEKYLENIKKELIQCTSRIGVISKLYLENQKAYMNVRSKIEQEKAKCETIFKECKLEDITIPMLSDTSHRDVTSSSSNLSLESSNVWEVIMNIDFSQISKHIHNGTNVRNIIERSKIKLVEIQDELKTLKKPNLKAHRNIDLIIHQIKEINKKYQEFRIKSNNIGKEFEIVKAKRHKLFTDCVEHIAAKIDSTYKNLTNDTSAQAFIILENPEEPYKSGIHYSCIPSSKRIQPLQYLSDGEKSIANLALLFAILCYKPTPFFIMDEGDAPLDNANINNLVRFIRSQMNNMQIITITLNKHLSSRADIIIGVTTKPKTACTESKIFTLPIREILNK, encoded by the exons ATGCCGGTCTCTTTAAAAGCTATTACGCTTTGCAATTTTAAGTCGTTTAAAGACAAGATAGTAATCGATAACATCCATCCTTTTACGGCTATTATTGGTCCAAATGGATCCG gaaaatcaaatattatggATGCTATAAGTTTTGTATTAGGAGAGAAATTAAGTGCTTTACGTGTTAAACATCTCAATGAACTTGTACATGGATATTTTGTTGGAAAGCCAACAGTAGAATG TGCTTATGTAACAATAGTTTTAATGGATGATGAAAACCaagaaaaaagttatacaagaaaaatacaagGAAAAGACAGTCAGTACAAAATAGATGACAAG ATTGTTACTAGAGATTTTTATATGActaaattgaaagaatttgGTTTGGACATAAAAGCAGGAAACTTTTTAATGCCTCAGAGctacattcaatattttccaaCAATAAACATGTCAAAAGAACTAACTACAATGTTTGAAGAAATTAGTGGTTCCAATGCGTTCAAAAGAGAGTATGAGag tttACAATTAGAAGTCTTGAAAATAAATCAGGAGGTACGTTTTGCacatgaaacaaaaaaagagcaattgagaagaaagaaatttactatgattgaaaagagagaagcagaaaaatatttacaattacaaaaacaatat atggaagaaaaattaaaatttcaattacttCAATTGATGttcataaagaaagaaattgaatCCTTACAAAATGaccagaaaaaaattgaacttaaAATTGATGAACAGTTGCAGCGTAAGAAAACcgaaataactttattaaaacgtactcaattaaaagttaaaccATTACTTGATTCATTGAATGAAGCCGAAGAAAACATGTTAGAACTTGAAGATAATATTCGAGAAAAGAAGATGgaacatattaatattgagaatcatattgtaaatttgcaaaaaaaacgTGACTGCGCTCGTATATCTCTGAATAGTGCAAATAATGcgtataatattcataaaaaggCTGTCCACGAATTAAAAAAcgagttaaaaataataagcaaaaaattaacagAGTTAAGAACAGCATCACCGATAGATGACATTGTAGAGTTCCACAATTCGCAG gTTAATCGTTACATGATTTTAAAGACTGAAGTTGAGAATCAAGCAAAAGGTTCTATAAACCGTATAAATGATTTGATGCATAATCAACAAACTGATCagtataaattagataatgaAAATCGGCGTAAAGAGGAGTTGCaaaacaaagtaaaatttgaaacattaGGAAAAGAACAACTGGAAATAAAAGTTCAAAAACTAAATGAACTCTTTAAATCAAGATTAGTGGAAAGGCAAGAGATAGAAAAGGCAATTTCAGAAACAcaaaagaaatctttaaaattagaaaacgaTTTTGTAAAGATTTCAGAGAAACTTGCTGAAGCTAAAATAAACAATGATATTATTGCACAACAGGAGAAAAAAGCTAAaacaattcaatatttaaaaataagttttcctGGCGTG catgatcgtttatttaatctttgcaAGCCTATTCATTCTCGTTATAATGTTGCGGTAACTAAAGTTTTTGGTAGAAATGTGGACGCCATTGTCGTTGATACTGAACGTACAGCAAAGCAATGTATTGCTGTTTTAAAAGAACACAAAATAGgcattgaaacatttttaccGCTTGACTCAATAAGAGCAAAACCTATAAGTGATAGATTACG cgtTAAACTACAACAgacaaattgtaaattattatatgacgtATTGAAGGTATCATCACTGATAATAGACAAAGCAGTTTTATATGTTGTTAAAAACACTGTAGTTTGTGAGACTGCTGAAGCTGCAAGAAACATGGCATTTGAAAGTGACGGCAATTAtgac tgCGTTTCATTAGATGGATGTTTCTTTCATAGAAGTGGTACTATATCTGGAGGGTTGACCACTCTTACTGTAAAAGCACAACAATGGGAAAATAaagaatctttatatttattgaaagaacAAAAG GTGCAATTAAagcaagaattaaaaaatttgcctAATATTTCTCGTATGCAATTTGATTTTGATATacttaataaagatataagtCAACTTACTACTAAAAATGaagttattgaaaaatatgtaaaagacaTT acagaagaaattaagatttatgaTACAAAATTAACCGATCTTCATAAAGAGCTAAGTGTAcaagat actGCAATAtcgataattcaaaataagatGCAGAAGAGAAATGAGAACATTAAAATCatagagaataatattaatgaaattaaaaaccaAATTTTCGTTGATTTTTGTAAAGAAGTTAATGTGCCGGATATTACTTATTATGAGAAGAATTTATG cacATATAAAGAGTGGTTAACCAAGCAAATGGAAAATGTAAAccgaagaaattatattaacaatcaaTTGCAGTTTGAAAATGAATTCAATAGAGACGCTGAATTTGAag agaaaattttgaGGTGGGAGTGTGCTATAGAGCAAGCTGATGCAGAATATAATAAGGCATACAAACAAGAACGAGATATAAGAACTGATATTGAGCAGAAAGAAACCAGAATGTCGGAGTTAAAGAACGATTATAAaaccaaagaaaaatatttagagaatataaaaaaagaattgatcCAATGCACATCACGAATTGGCGTtatctcaaaattatatttagagaaTCAGAAGGCATACATGAATGTGCGGAGTAAAATAGAACAGGAAAAAGCAAAATGTGaaactatatttaaagaatgcaAA CTGGAAGACATTACTATTCCAATGTTGTCAGACACTTCGCATAGAGATGTAACCAGTTCGAGCTCAAATTTAAGTTTAGAGTCATCAAATGTTTGGGaagtaataatgaatattgatTTCTCACAAATTTCTAAACATATCCATAATGGTACAAATGTGCGAAATATTATTGAACGATCTAAGATAAAACTTGTAGAAATCCAAGATGAACTTAAGACTTTAAAAAAACCTAATCTTAAG GCTCATAGAAATATCGATTTGATAATACATCagataaaagagataaataagaaatatcaaGAGTTCCgcataaaatctaataatataggCAAAGAATTCGAGATAGTAAAAGCAAAAAGACACAAATTGTTTACGGATTGTGTGGAACACATTGCTGCAAAAATAGATTCTACGTACAAA aatTTGACTAATGACACATCGGCTCAAGCATtcattatattagaaaatccCGAGGAACCGTACAAAAGCGGTATACATTACAGCTGCATACCGTCATCTAAACGCATTCAGccattacaatatttatctgATGGGGAAAAATCAATCGCTAATTTGGCGCTGTTATTTGCAATTCTATG ttaTAAACCAAcaccattttttattatggatGAAGGTGATGCGCCATTAgataatgcaaatattaacAACCTTGTTCGTTTCATTCGATCTCAAAtgaataatatgcaaattatcACGATAACTTTAAACAAACATCTGTCTTCTCGTGCCGACATAATTATAGGAGTTACCACTAAG cCTAAGACGGCGTGCACTGAAAGCAAGATATTTACTCTGCCAAtcagagaaatattaaataaataa
- the Smc1 gene encoding structural maintenance of chromosomes protein 1A — MPAFLKHIEVENFKSYKGKLIIGPLKSFTAVVGPNGSGKSNFMDAISFVMGEKTSSLRVKRFSELIHGASIGMPVARSASVTAVFELEDGTEKSFMRSVQGSSSEHRINNTIVSSQGYLSELEQLGINVKAKNFLVFQGAVESIAMKNPKERTALFEEISNSGALKAEYERLRTEMLKAEEETQFSYQKKKGIAAERKEAKLEKEEAEKYQRLKEEYVEKQVELQLFRLFHNEKSTENFEVSQKKKQHEIEKIEKKKEKAEELLKEKKKDAGKLGRELAKIEQDIREVEVEITKKRPTFIKAKERVAHMQKKVESARKSLAQARIADEAHKKDIHELQEELRQVEEAKAAYEASIAGQSQLQGRDVQLEDEQVQEYNRLKEEAGKQSARYLQLLDSINREQKSDQDRLDNEGRKKTEIENKHKQKGHMRDEALKRVEKLEEHIRTSEAALEDQKKLRADLQSDVGTSKDKIQNLQRELESISEQLGDAKVDKHEVSRTKKKTEIVENFKRLFPGVYDRMYNMCEPIHKRYNVAITKVLGKYMEAIVVDTEKTARQCIQYLKEQYLEPETFLPLDYIQAKPLKERLRNIQEPKNVKLLYDVLHFSPKDIDRAVLFATNNALVCETPEDANKVAYEMDKKTRYDCVALDGTFYQKAGIISGGSLDLAKKAKRWDEKQMSQLKAQKEKLTEELRESLKKSRKESELNTVESQIRGLETRLKYNKSDLSATQKQITDLEVELDGLQNELNMFGPAIAAIEKTMAERDQEIQNIKEKMNNVEDDVFASFCEQIGVSNIRQYEERELRSQQERAKKRLEFDNQCNRIYNQLDFEKQRDTESNVLRWERAVQDAEDKLESAKQTELNQKAEIDHDEQQMEQLKSSRNAKKMEVDQKEDEIGKARREVGSIAKDIQAAQKQLNAIETKIEQKKAERHAILMQCKMEDIAIPMLHGNMEDIAGETSTTNGNETNTDTSSINTQQQYERERRITIDYALLPENLKDIEEEDIKKTTDKLTKIINDLQNTIQRIQAPNMKAIQKLYLAKEKLQETNEEFEQSRKKAKKAKTQFEKIKKERHDRFMACFEHVANEIDPIYKSLAKNQSAQAFLGPENPEEPYLDGINYNCVAPGKRFQPMSNLSGGEKTVAALALLFAIHSFQPAPFFVLDEIDAALDNTNIGKVASYIRDKTTSLQTIVISLKEEFYSHADALIGICPDVGECLESKVLTLDLTTHPTHIN, encoded by the exons atgCCGGCGTTTTTAAAGCACATCGAAGTCGAGAACTTTAAATCTTACAAAGGAAAGCTCATTATCGGCCCGCTGAAGTCCTTTACGGCAGTTGTTGGCCCCAATGGATCCG GAAAATCTAACTTTATGGATGCTATAAGTTTTGTTATGGGCGAGAAAACCAGCAGCTTGCGAGTTAAGAGATTCAGCGAACTAATTCATGGTGCATCTATTGGAATGCCAGTGGCGCGAAG TGCCTCAGTGACAGCAGTATTTGAATTGGAAGATGGAACTGAGAAAAGCTTTATGCGTTCTGTGCAAGGTTCTTCTTCTGAACacagaataaataatact ATTGTCAGCAGTCAAGGATATCTTAGCGAATTGGAGCAGCTTGGTATTAATGTCAAAGCAAAGAATTTTCTAGTATTCCAAGGTGCAGTTGAGTCCATAGCTATGAAAAATCCAAAGGAACGCACTGCTTTGTTTGAAGAAATCAGTAATTCTGGTGCATTAAAAGCAGAATATGAAAG attaagaACAGAAATGTTGAAAGCTGAAGAAGAAACTCAATTTTCAtatcagaaaaagaaaggaattgctgctgaaagaaaagaagcaaAGTTGGAAAAAGAGGAGGCTGAAAAATATCAACGTCTTAAGGAAGAATAT GTGGAAAAACAAGTAGAGTTACAACTATTTCGATTATTTCATAATGAGAAGAGCACTGAAAATTTTGAAGTTTCTCAAAAGAAGAAACAacacgaaattgagaaaattgagaaaaagaaggagaaagcTGAAGAATtgctaaaagaaaagaaaaaggatgCTGGTAAACTGGGGAGAGAGCTCGCTAAGATAGAACAAGATATCAGAGAGGTGGAAGTggaaattacgaaaaaaaggcCAACTTTTATCAAAGCCAAGGAACGTGTTGCACATATGCAAAAGAAGGTGGAATCTGCGCGTAAATCTTTGGCTCAAGCGCGCATTGCAGATGAGGCTCATAAGAAGGATATACACGAACTGCAAGAGGAATTGCGACAAGTAGAAGAAGCTAAAGCCGCTTACGAAGCGAGTATAGCAGGACAATCGCAATTGCAAGGAAGAGATGTGCAATTGGAAGATGAACag gtGCAAGAATATAATCGCTTAAAAGAAGAAGCTGGTAAACAATCTGCAAGATATCTTCAACTTCTTGATTCAATCAATCGTGAACAAAAATCAGATCAAGATAGACTCGACAACGAAGGCAGGAAGAAGACAGAGATAGAGAACAAGCATAAACAGAAGGGCCATATGCGAGACGAGGCTCTCAAACGAGTAGAGAAGTTGGAGGAGCATATAAGAACGTCGGAGGCTGCGTTAGAAGACCAGAAGAAACTTAGAGCTGATTTACAATCTGACGTAGGCACATCGAAAGATAAGATCCAAAATTTACAACGGGAGTTGGAAAGTATCTCGGAGCAACTTGGTGATGCTAAAGTTGATAAACATGAAGTATCGAGAACCAAGAAAAAGACGGAAATTGTGGAGAATTTTAAACGTCTATTTCCAGGAGTG TATGATCGCATGTATAACATGTGCGAACCAATACATAAACGATATAATGTTGCAATTACGAAAGTACTTGGCAAGTACATGGAGGCCATTGTAGTAGACACCGAGAAAACGGCCAGACAATGTATCCAGTATTTGAAAGAGCAGTATCTTGAACCAGAAACGTTTCTTCCGCTTGATTATATCCAAGCTAAGCCACTAAAAGAACGTCTTcg taataTACAAGAACCCAAAAATGTGAAACTTCTGTATGATGTATTGCATTTTTCTCCAAAAGATATTGATAGAGCAGTTCTCTTTGCGACTAACAATGCTCTTGTATGTGAGACCCCAGAAGATGCAAATAAAGTAGCGTACGAGATGGACAAGAAAACTAGATacgat tgCGTCGCATTAGACGGTACGTTTTATCAAAAAGCGGGAATAATATCTGGTGGCAGTTTGGATCTTGCGAAGAAAGCGAAGAGATGGGATGAAAAACAAATGTCTCAGTTAAAGGCGCAGAAG gAAAAATTAACGGAAGAACTCAgagaatctttaaaaaaatcacgcAAAGAATCTGAATTAAATACAGTTGAATCTCAAATACGTGGTTTAGAGACTCGTCTAAAATACAACAAAAGTGATTTATCTGCAACA caAAAACAAATTACGGATCTTGAAGTGGAGTTAGATGGTCTACAAAACGAATTAAACATGTTTGGT CCTGCAATAGCTGCTATTGAGAAGACCATGGCTGAAAGGGATcaagaaatacaaaatattaaagaaaaaatgaacaatGTTGAAGATGATGTGTTTGCTAGTTTTTGTGAACAAATAGGAGTTTCAAATATCCGTCAATATGAAGAAAGGGAATTgag ATCACAACAAGAAAGAGCAAAGAAGCGATTGGAGTTTGACAATCAATGTAATCGTATCTATAATCAATTAGATTTTGAGAAGCAACGCGATACAGaaa GCAATGTTTTGCGATGGGAGCGGGCGGTTCAAGATGCAGAAGATAAGCTTGAATCCGCAAAGCAAACAGAGCTTAATCAAAAAGCGGAGATCGATCATGACGAGCAGCAAATGGAGCAGCTGAAATCATCTCGTAACGCTAAAAAAATGGAGGTCGATCAGAAAGAAGATGAAATCGGTAAAGCCAGACGTGAAGTAGGATCAATCGCAAAGGATATTCAGGCAGCTCAGAAGCAACTTAATGCCATCGAGACGAAAATTGAACAGAAAAAAGCCGAACGACATGCGATCTTGATGCAATGCAAG ATGGAAGACATTGCAATACCTATGTTACATGGAAATATGGAAGATATAGCAGGTGAAACAAGCACGACAAATGGTAATGAAACAAATACTGATACGTCGTCAATTAATACACAGCAACAATATGAACGTGAAAGGAGGATTACTATAGATTATGCACTTTTGCCGgaaaatttgaaagatattGAAGAGGAAGATATCAAAAAGACAACTGATAAGTTAACGAAAATAATCAATGATTTGCAAAATACAATACAGCGTATACAAGCTCCAAATATGAag gcaattcaaaaattatacttgGCGAAGGAAAAGCTACAAGAAACTAATGAAGAGTTTGAACAATCTCGCAAGAAGGCAAAGAAAGCAAAGACACaattcgagaaaataaaaaaagaacgacATGATAGATTCATGGCATGTTTCGAACATGTAGCGAACGAGATTGATCCTATTTATAAG AGTCTAGCAAAGAATCAATCTGCACAGGCATTCCTTGGACCAGAAAATCCTGAAGAGCCTTACTTGGAtggtattaattataattgcgtAGCTCCAGGCAAACGTTTTCAACCTATGTCTAATTTATCTGGTGGAGAAAAAACAGTAGCGGCATTAGCTCTATTATTTGCAATTCAcag CTTCCAGCCTGCGCCATTTTTCGTCTTGGATGAAATCGATGCAGCCCTCGATAATACTAACATAGGAAAAGTGGCAAGTTACATTCGTGACAAAACGACTTCACTGCAGACGATCGTTATATCATTGAAAGAGGAATTTTATTCGCACGCAGATGCGCTTATTGGAATTTGTCCAGAT GTAGGCGAATGTTTGGAAAGCAAAGTATTAACGCTCGATTTAACTACACATCCTACACATATTAATTAA